In Hymenobacter sublimis, a single genomic region encodes these proteins:
- a CDS encoding major royal jelly family protein: MLYPTLPKPAATALAGALAGLLFTACSSPSTTPDNASGSTASTDSATTEAPTAPANSPLQVVAQFREPQIVGVAVTPDGRVFGDFPRWDNNPVNPVAEIMPDGSVKGYPDANWNLWNESVRNEPQKHWICPQSVYTDKTGMLWVLDPASPGIKGTVPGGPKLVKIDPKTDKVMQNISIPESVASRKSYLNDVRVDTQNQYAYITESGVGSLVVVDLKSGKSRKLLAQHPTMMADTTLNIKADGHELIDPSGNKARFNADGIALSQDLQYLYWKPLTSYKLYRIKTEALRNPALSDAQLAQQIEDLGKVPACDGMELDAQNNLYMTTFEDHSIKRRTPAGKIELVVQDPRLEWPDSFSLTADGTLYVTNSAIHKTPTWNKGIGKQDQPYHIFKMSLPK; this comes from the coding sequence ATGCTTTACCCTACTTTGCCTAAACCGGCGGCCACTGCCTTAGCAGGTGCGCTTGCAGGTTTGCTGTTCACAGCCTGTTCCTCACCTTCTACCACGCCTGATAACGCTTCTGGTTCTACGGCCTCCACTGATTCCGCTACCACTGAAGCTCCCACCGCGCCAGCTAACTCGCCCCTGCAGGTAGTAGCCCAATTTCGGGAACCGCAGATTGTGGGTGTAGCCGTTACGCCCGATGGCCGCGTGTTCGGCGACTTTCCGCGCTGGGACAACAACCCGGTGAACCCCGTGGCCGAAATCATGCCCGATGGGTCCGTGAAAGGCTACCCCGATGCCAACTGGAACCTCTGGAACGAGAGCGTGCGCAACGAGCCGCAGAAGCACTGGATCTGCCCGCAGAGCGTGTACACCGATAAAACGGGCATGTTGTGGGTGCTCGATCCGGCCTCACCTGGCATTAAAGGCACCGTGCCCGGTGGTCCCAAGCTCGTCAAGATTGACCCCAAAACGGACAAAGTGATGCAGAACATCAGCATCCCCGAAAGCGTGGCCTCGCGCAAATCCTACCTCAACGACGTGCGTGTGGATACCCAAAACCAATACGCTTACATCACCGAGTCGGGGGTAGGCAGCTTGGTAGTTGTGGATTTAAAGTCTGGTAAGTCGCGGAAGCTGCTGGCCCAGCATCCGACCATGATGGCTGACACTACCCTCAACATCAAGGCCGATGGACACGAACTAATTGACCCCAGCGGCAACAAGGCCCGCTTTAATGCCGATGGCATTGCCCTGAGTCAGGACCTGCAATACCTCTACTGGAAGCCGCTGACCAGCTATAAGCTCTACCGCATCAAAACCGAGGCCCTGCGCAATCCAGCTTTGTCGGATGCCCAACTGGCTCAGCAAATTGAGGATTTGGGCAAGGTGCCCGCCTGCGACGGCATGGAGCTGGATGCGCAGAATAACCTATACATGACCACGTTCGAGGATCATTCCATTAAACGCCGCACGCCCGCCGGCAAGATTGAACTAGTGGTGCAGGACCCGCGCCTAGAATGGCCCGACAGCTTCTCGTTAACGGCTGATGGCACCCTGTACGTGACCAACTCAGCCATCCACAAAACGCCTACCTGGAACAAAGGCATTGGTAAGCAGGACCAGCCGTACCACATCTTTAAGATGAGCTTACCGAAATAA